The Paludibacter jiangxiensis DNA segment AAGATATACCTATCATTAGAAAAGGGTAGTTTAGTGTCATCATAATCATCATTTGTGGGGATGGTACTACCTTTTGGATGGTTGTACTTTTGCAGTGTAAAAACAACAAAAGATGACAACCTCTAAAATGAACCGTTTCTCTACTGCTTTTTTGCTCTTCCTGACAGCCGGATTAACTACTTATCTGTCGGCTCAAACAACTTCTCCTTTATCTTTCAACGCATCGTACATTGGCGACTGGGTGGTTAATATGCGTGGTGGTATTAAAACCGGCTCGACATATTTGGGACTAGCTAACTTGAAAATCGGGTTTGACACCGAAAAAGCACGTCTCTGGAAAGGAGGTTCATTCTTTGTGAATGCAGGAAATACTCACGGAGGAGAACCATCAGCTAATTTGGTGGGCGATTTCCAGGGTGTGACCAATATTGAAGCCGGTAACCTTACGTTCATGTACGAATTGTGGTACAAGCAGCAAATTGATAAAATAACGGTAACCGCAGGCTTACAGGATCTGAATGTGGATTTTGCGTCTACTTCCTATGGGGCTTCGTTTAATAATAGTTCTTTCGGCATTCAGTCGAGTATCGCATCCAATATTCCTTCTCCCATTTTTCCGCTCACGGCATTAGGCGTATCTTTGCAGTGGAATATTTCTCCAGCCTTATCGTGGGAAGTGGCGCTTTTTGACGGTACTCCCGACGAATACGAATCTAATCCTTACAATGTCCACTGGAAGCTGAGTAAAAACGACGGTTATCTGGCAATTTCCGAATGGCAACTTTCGGCTAGTTTGTTGCGTAATCTCGAAGGGAAATACAAATTCGGAGTTTATACTCACCGCAAATGCGATAGCGCGCAAACCACTTTTCATAACTACGGTTTGTATGCAATTGCCGATCAACAAATTGTTAAAACGGAAAAAGGAGGAGTCGGACTCTTTTCCCAATTAGGATGGAGCCCCAGCAAAAACTGCAACAACTATTATTGCAGTCTCGGCATTAACTGGCAAGCACCCTTTGCTTGCAGAGAAAACGACATGTGTGGCATTGCTTTTGCATATGCAGGGATACACAATAACAATGGCGTAGGAGGAGAACTTTCAATTGAAGCTCTTTATAAAGCTCAACTGACGAAGAATCTTTATTTGAAACCAGATATTCAATATGTTGTGAATCCAGCCGGTACAGATGCAAAATTGCCCAATGCCCTGGTGGGTATGGTGAGAGTTGGAATTGAATTCTGACAATCCGACTGCCCTTATTTATCGATAAAAAGAACTCAATATAATGACAACAACAATTAAAACCACTTTTTTAGCCGATCTGAAAACGGGTGAACAAGGCATTATTACAAAAGTGCTTGGTCACGGAGCGTTCAGAAAACGTATAACCGA contains these protein-coding regions:
- a CDS encoding carbohydrate porin, with the protein product MTTSKMNRFSTAFLLFLTAGLTTYLSAQTTSPLSFNASYIGDWVVNMRGGIKTGSTYLGLANLKIGFDTEKARLWKGGSFFVNAGNTHGGEPSANLVGDFQGVTNIEAGNLTFMYELWYKQQIDKITVTAGLQDLNVDFASTSYGASFNNSSFGIQSSIASNIPSPIFPLTALGVSLQWNISPALSWEVALFDGTPDEYESNPYNVHWKLSKNDGYLAISEWQLSASLLRNLEGKYKFGVYTHRKCDSAQTTFHNYGLYAIADQQIVKTEKGGVGLFSQLGWSPSKNCNNYYCSLGINWQAPFACRENDMCGIAFAYAGIHNNNGVGGELSIEALYKAQLTKNLYLKPDIQYVVNPAGTDAKLPNALVGMVRVGIEF